A window from Dunckerocampus dactyliophorus isolate RoL2022-P2 chromosome 15, RoL_Ddac_1.1, whole genome shotgun sequence encodes these proteins:
- the tnfsf12 gene encoding tumor necrosis factor ligand superfamily member 12 isoform X1 yields MHEHILGTSSFLSIQLVGRTEVAVKSASCCSRHTHTRTHTHTHTHTHTHTHTHLDTWSVAAGTFPAVSTGAPTPDERQPVSVWKAKRASAPFFLHSSAPFNHIHTHTHFPPVKNLKWLCWPERRWLAKRSIKQTCVSEQVNRQRKAIVQLIMEKRELLVGQRVKRDGGTLRGKNGNGKKAASHFEITKVSSQQVGEGGVIKGWEERVLNMSKAVRYNKEEGTFTVEKAGVYFLFCQVLFNEQESQYVKLDVVTSGGRPQKLQCMEGYGTTPSAGPHPSHFLKPCQVSGLLRLDKGTELHAMTGPSFRLHTVGNPSASPHVFSIFKVN; encoded by the exons ATGCACGAACACATCCTTGGCACTTCCTCATTCCTGTCGATTCAACTTGTTGGTAGAACAGAAGTGGCGGTAAAGAGTGCATCATGTTGTAGccgacacacgcacacgcgcacacacacacacacacacacacacacacacacacacacacacacacacttggacaCGTGGAGTGTTGCTGCTGGAACATTTCCCGCTGTGTCCACCGGAGCGCCAACTCCTGATGAGAGGCAGCCAGTGAGTGTCTGGAAAGCCAAGAGAGCTTCAGCTCCATTCTTTCTCCACAGTAGCGCTCCATTtaatcacatacacacacacacacacttcccccCCGTCAAGAATCTAAAATGGCTTTGTTGGCCAGAAAGACGCTGGCTTGCAAAAAGAAGCATAAAACAAACATGTGTGTCTGAACAGGTCAACAGGCAGAGGAAGGCCATCGTGCAGCTCATTATGGAGAAGAGAGAACTGCTGGTTGGACAAAGAGTCAAGAGAGACG GGGGGACGCTGCGCGGGAAGAATGGAAACGGGAAGAAAGCGGCGTCTCATTTCGAGA TCACCAAAGTCTCCTCTCAGCAAG TGGGCGAAGGAGGTGTGATAAAAGGCTGGGAGGAACGAGTGCTGAATATGAGCAAAGCAGTGAGGTACAACAAGGAGGAGGGCACATTCACTGTGGAGAAAGCAGGCGTCTACTTCCTCTTCTGTCAG GTTCTGTTTAATGAGCAGGAGTCTCAGTACGTCAAGCTGGACGTGGTGACCAGCGGTGGGAGGCCTCAGAAGTTGCAATGCATGGAAGGCTACGGGACCACCCCCTCGGCCGGACCGCACCCCTCCCATTTCCTGAAGCCGTGCCAGGTGTCAGGCCTCCTGCGTCTGGACAAGGGCACGGAGCTACATGCCATGACGGGCCCGTCCTTCCGGCTGCACACGGTGGGCAACCCCTCAGCCTCGCCTCACGTCTTCAGCATCTTCAAAGTCAACTGA
- the tnfsf12 gene encoding tumor necrosis factor ligand superfamily member 12 isoform X2, whose product MHRVVHRRRRLRALWASLALLALSVAACSALFTAWTWRQTRDLSQSFHILQGRLEQVNRQRKAIVQLIMEKRELLVGQRVKRDGGTLRGKNGNGKKAASHFEITKVSSQQVGEGGVIKGWEERVLNMSKAVRYNKEEGTFTVEKAGVYFLFCQVLFNEQESQYVKLDVVTSGGRPQKLQCMEGYGTTPSAGPHPSHFLKPCQVSGLLRLDKGTELHAMTGPSFRLHTVGNPSASPHVFSIFKVN is encoded by the exons ATGCATCGCGTCGTGCACAGGAGGCGCAGGCTGCGGGCTCTGTGGGCTTCTCTGGCCCTGCTGGCTCTCTCCGTGGCCGCCTGCAGTGCGCTCTTCACGGCGTGGACCTGGCGCCAGACTCGGGACTTGTCCCAGTCCTTCCACATCCTCCAGGGCCGCCTGGAGCAG GTCAACAGGCAGAGGAAGGCCATCGTGCAGCTCATTATGGAGAAGAGAGAACTGCTGGTTGGACAAAGAGTCAAGAGAGACG GGGGGACGCTGCGCGGGAAGAATGGAAACGGGAAGAAAGCGGCGTCTCATTTCGAGA TCACCAAAGTCTCCTCTCAGCAAG TGGGCGAAGGAGGTGTGATAAAAGGCTGGGAGGAACGAGTGCTGAATATGAGCAAAGCAGTGAGGTACAACAAGGAGGAGGGCACATTCACTGTGGAGAAAGCAGGCGTCTACTTCCTCTTCTGTCAG GTTCTGTTTAATGAGCAGGAGTCTCAGTACGTCAAGCTGGACGTGGTGACCAGCGGTGGGAGGCCTCAGAAGTTGCAATGCATGGAAGGCTACGGGACCACCCCCTCGGCCGGACCGCACCCCTCCCATTTCCTGAAGCCGTGCCAGGTGTCAGGCCTCCTGCGTCTGGACAAGGGCACGGAGCTACATGCCATGACGGGCCCGTCCTTCCGGCTGCACACGGTGGGCAACCCCTCAGCCTCGCCTCACGTCTTCAGCATCTTCAAAGTCAACTGA